In Paraburkholderia sprentiae WSM5005, a genomic segment contains:
- a CDS encoding bifunctional DedA family/phosphatase PAP2 family protein produces the protein MEHAYIQLLHLLAGHATWMLAVVFLAAFLEAIAVIGTFIPGSTAMFLAGALTGTGALSLAWVFVWAIVGAVAGDGASFWLGDRYKERIVILWPLRTHPGMLDAGQRFFLKHGAKSVVLARFIGPLRAIVPVVAGMMGMRPLRFFAINLLSALLWAPAHILPGVAFGASVLLAGAVSFRLVVILAMLVCIVWLSFRGAGFLVSHANAWSSAAGRHLGRWACRHRGPLGRVARRMLDPETPDATHLLVTSLIVLMAGALFFGVLEDVVSGDPLTTIDLSVYHFLQSVRTPWGDTLLAALATLGSGITLLALIVMVAVWMAWERRWRTITYWLAAVGFSQLLILGLQFAMRRAPPNELMTSHFVFPSNHVAAAVIVYAFLAFLLARRVGKLEGVLVAGASIIVVIVVALAGVYFGRYWVSDAIGGAALAAVWVSLIALTAIWRHPQPPPQRRFMPLVVLAVVALSVGLQLGVAMPTPPDSAPQPPPVQLTQTQWKLSGWKRLPCFRSDMGGDRKEPLTLQWVSEPASIREQLRAQGWVEGTDLSPHSLLSLATPDVAAVSLPVLPKLNNGVPSSLVFMRPGQSREERDVLRFWPSGFAVDNGSATAPLWLGAFAHERLTRPSWPLNILHIERGVRPSDARIRVGTELGATVLAEVDCHGVPVSLLVSPMQ, from the coding sequence ATGGAGCACGCCTACATCCAACTTTTGCATCTGCTCGCCGGCCACGCGACGTGGATGCTCGCGGTCGTGTTCCTCGCCGCTTTTCTCGAAGCGATCGCGGTCATCGGCACCTTCATTCCCGGCAGCACCGCGATGTTCCTCGCCGGCGCCCTGACGGGCACTGGCGCGCTGAGCCTTGCCTGGGTCTTCGTGTGGGCAATCGTCGGGGCGGTCGCCGGCGATGGCGCCAGCTTCTGGCTCGGTGATCGCTACAAGGAGCGCATCGTCATTCTCTGGCCGCTTCGCACGCATCCGGGCATGCTCGACGCGGGTCAGCGCTTCTTTCTAAAGCACGGCGCGAAGAGCGTCGTGCTCGCCCGCTTCATCGGTCCTTTGCGGGCGATCGTGCCGGTCGTCGCCGGCATGATGGGCATGCGGCCGCTGCGCTTCTTCGCGATCAACCTGCTCTCCGCGTTGCTGTGGGCGCCCGCGCACATCCTGCCCGGCGTCGCGTTCGGCGCGTCGGTGCTGCTCGCGGGCGCGGTGTCGTTCCGGCTCGTCGTGATCCTCGCGATGCTGGTGTGCATCGTGTGGCTCAGCTTTCGCGGCGCGGGGTTTCTGGTGTCGCACGCGAATGCGTGGTCGAGCGCGGCGGGCCGTCATCTCGGCCGCTGGGCATGCCGCCATCGGGGGCCGCTCGGGCGTGTCGCGCGCCGCATGCTCGACCCCGAAACACCCGATGCGACCCATCTGCTCGTGACGTCGCTGATCGTGCTGATGGCCGGCGCGCTGTTTTTCGGGGTCCTCGAAGATGTGGTCAGCGGCGATCCGCTGACCACCATCGACCTGTCCGTCTATCACTTCCTGCAATCCGTGCGCACGCCATGGGGCGACACGCTGCTCGCGGCCCTCGCGACGCTCGGCAGCGGGATCACGCTGCTCGCGCTGATCGTCATGGTCGCCGTGTGGATGGCGTGGGAGCGGCGCTGGCGCACGATCACCTACTGGCTCGCGGCGGTCGGGTTTTCGCAACTGCTGATTCTCGGCCTGCAATTCGCGATGCGCCGGGCCCCGCCCAATGAACTGATGACGAGCCACTTCGTGTTCCCGAGCAATCATGTCGCCGCGGCGGTAATCGTCTATGCCTTTCTCGCGTTTCTGCTCGCGCGCCGGGTCGGCAAGCTCGAAGGCGTGCTGGTTGCAGGGGCGAGCATCATCGTCGTGATCGTGGTCGCGCTCGCGGGCGTCTACTTCGGCCGCTACTGGGTGTCCGACGCGATCGGCGGCGCCGCGCTCGCCGCTGTGTGGGTCTCGCTGATCGCGCTGACGGCGATCTGGCGGCATCCGCAGCCGCCGCCGCAACGCCGTTTCATGCCGCTCGTGGTGCTCGCGGTCGTGGCGCTCAGCGTCGGCCTGCAGCTCGGCGTCGCGATGCCGACGCCGCCGGACAGCGCGCCGCAACCGCCGCCCGTGCAGCTCACGCAAACGCAGTGGAAGCTCTCCGGGTGGAAACGCCTGCCGTGCTTTCGCTCGGACATGGGCGGCGATCGCAAGGAGCCTTTGACGCTGCAATGGGTGTCGGAGCCCGCATCGATACGGGAGCAATTGCGCGCGCAAGGCTGGGTCGAGGGCACCGACCTGTCCCCGCACAGCCTGCTGTCGCTCGCCACGCCCGACGTCGCGGCCGTGTCGCTGCCGGTGCTGCCGAAGCTGAACAACGGCGTGCCGTCGTCGCTGGTGTTCATGCGGCCGGGCCAATCGCGCGAGGAACGCGACGTGCTGCGCTTCTGGCCGAGCGGCTTCGCGGTCGACAACGGCAGCGCCACGGCACCGCTGTGGCTCGGCGCGTTTGCGCACGAGCGCTTGACGCGGCCGTCCTGGCCACTGAACATTCTGCACATCGAGCGTGGCGTGCGTCCGTCCGACGCGCGCATCAGGGTGGGCACCGAGCTCGGCGCGACGGTCCTCGCGGAGGTCGATTGTCATGGCGTGCCGGTGTCGCTGCTCGTCTCGCCGATGCAATGA
- a CDS encoding OsmC family protein: protein MAHGEHKYHVSVQWTGNRGTGTSGYRDYDRDHVISSDGKPDIPGSSDPAFRGDATRWNPEDLLVASASACHKLWYLHLCCDAGIVVLDYFDDAEGTMLDTAQEGRFSQIVLRPRVTIRAGGDVDLATHLHHVAHQKCYVANSVNFPILCEPVVETDAR, encoded by the coding sequence ATGGCACACGGCGAGCACAAGTACCACGTATCGGTGCAATGGACCGGCAACCGCGGCACCGGCACGTCCGGCTATCGCGACTACGACCGCGATCACGTGATTTCTTCTGACGGCAAGCCCGACATTCCAGGCTCGTCCGATCCGGCGTTTCGCGGCGACGCGACGCGCTGGAACCCCGAAGACCTGCTGGTCGCGTCCGCGAGCGCGTGTCACAAGCTGTGGTATTTGCATCTGTGCTGTGACGCGGGCATCGTCGTGCTCGACTATTTCGACGACGCCGAAGGCACGATGCTCGATACCGCGCAGGAAGGTCGCTTCTCGCAGATCGTGCTGCGCCCGCGGGTAACGATCCGCGCGGGCGGCGATGTCGACCTGGCCACGCATCTGCATCACGTCGCGCATCAGAAGTGCTACGTCGCGAACTCGGTCAACTTTCCGATTCTCTGCGAGCCGGTGGTGGAGACGGACGCAAGGTAA
- a CDS encoding LysE family translocator translates to MISAHLLAVYVAALIVVYAVPGPDMALILQTSIARGVRSGFAAAAGLGVSRATHVTLSACGMAALLRNAPWLYDAVRYAGAVYLAWVGIQIFRSPGFALPAGSRGRQAAEAPRVEPTASSDARSAARPLRTAFVKGLLTNLLNPKALLFCSVLLPQFVRPEAGPVMWQMVELGVVLLAIGACFDALYAIGAARIANWMRAHPLAQTIQRWTFSAALIGFALRLSLD, encoded by the coding sequence ATGATTTCCGCTCATCTGCTGGCCGTCTACGTGGCTGCCTTGATCGTCGTTTATGCGGTGCCTGGGCCGGACATGGCGCTGATTCTGCAAACCAGCATTGCGCGCGGTGTGCGCAGCGGCTTCGCGGCCGCCGCGGGGCTCGGCGTGTCGCGCGCGACGCACGTGACGCTGTCGGCATGCGGGATGGCCGCGCTGCTGCGCAACGCGCCGTGGCTGTACGACGCGGTGCGCTATGCCGGCGCGGTCTATCTCGCGTGGGTGGGGATTCAGATTTTCCGCTCACCCGGGTTCGCGTTGCCCGCCGGTTCACGCGGCAGGCAAGCGGCCGAGGCGCCGCGAGTGGAACCCACTGCATCGAGCGACGCGCGCAGTGCGGCGCGACCGTTGCGGACCGCGTTCGTCAAAGGTCTGCTGACCAATCTGCTCAACCCGAAGGCGCTACTGTTCTGCTCGGTGCTGTTGCCGCAATTCGTGCGGCCGGAAGCGGGCCCGGTGATGTGGCAGATGGTCGAGCTCGGCGTCGTGCTGCTGGCGATCGGCGCCTGCTTCGACGCGTTGTATGCGATCGGCGCCGCGCGCATCGCCAACTGGATGCGCGCTCATCCGTTGGCGCAGACGATCCAGCGGTGGACCTTTTCGGCTGCGTTGATCGGCTTCGCGCTGCGCCTTTCGCTGGATTGA
- a CDS encoding Lrp/AsnC family transcriptional regulator, with translation MSAADLDKTDRAILAALQNDGRMSNARLADTVGLSETPCARRLKRLENDGYIDRYRAVLSRAALGLGVIAFVHVRFAVHDRVVATRFEREVQAIPRILSCHNVSGSADYILQIVARDLDDYGTFMRDELRGLPGVTSVESALSLREVKAYGGLPLT, from the coding sequence ATGTCCGCCGCCGATCTCGACAAAACCGACCGCGCGATTCTCGCCGCGCTGCAAAACGACGGCCGCATGTCGAATGCGCGTCTCGCCGACACGGTCGGCCTCAGCGAAACGCCGTGCGCACGGCGCCTGAAACGCCTGGAGAACGACGGGTATATCGACCGCTATCGCGCGGTGCTGTCGCGCGCCGCGCTGGGTCTGGGCGTGATCGCATTCGTGCACGTGCGCTTCGCGGTGCACGACCGCGTGGTGGCGACCCGCTTCGAGCGCGAGGTGCAGGCGATCCCGCGCATCCTGTCGTGCCACAACGTGTCGGGCAGCGCCGACTACATCCTGCAGATCGTCGCGCGCGACCTCGACGACTACGGCACGTTCATGCGCGACGAGCTGCGCGGCCTGCCGGGCGTGACGTCGGTGGAATCGGCCTTATCGTTGCGCGAAGTGAAAGCGTATGGCGGTCTGCCGCTGACCTGA
- a CDS encoding phospholipase A: MLASYCPYSVAGVSVLRPPREALSSNPLEVTIVYAGDQPGGTEVDVPVLLNIAISNTDVIPHRLALTRESGAPDHLKLAAGELKAIRYTGTWPEWARGAMQIDVPELDVSPSYVLLTRPPHAGKDAALASADATHPATAAGTASGEPSSTSPIASSPAPSRPDAPVPQINTFLSRFSAYEPTYFADGSNGDNLAKFQLSFKFRLVIPDDPRSRGLVDNLYFAYTQTSLWDIREYSSPFRDTSYKPSLFYYLEDTGWKSKWWSRMGMMAGYEHESNGRDGPESRGIDILFVKPIWDFGDLNGYHLTVAPKIYYYAHIAGENHDITQYRGYVDLRLIYGSHDGWQLDTTLRKGTRGGKGSIDTQFTYPLAKLINSRWGGYLWLGFFSGYGEDILDYNQHRWMARIGYSITR, encoded by the coding sequence ATGCTCGCCAGCTACTGCCCGTATAGCGTCGCTGGCGTTTCCGTCTTGCGTCCGCCGCGCGAGGCGCTATCGAGCAATCCGCTCGAAGTGACGATCGTCTATGCCGGCGATCAGCCCGGCGGCACGGAAGTCGACGTGCCGGTGCTATTGAACATCGCGATCAGCAATACCGACGTGATACCGCACCGGTTGGCGCTCACGCGCGAAAGCGGCGCGCCCGATCATCTGAAGCTCGCCGCCGGCGAGCTGAAGGCGATCCGCTATACCGGCACGTGGCCCGAATGGGCGCGCGGCGCAATGCAGATCGACGTGCCGGAACTCGACGTGTCGCCGTCATACGTGCTGCTGACGCGTCCGCCGCACGCCGGTAAAGACGCGGCGCTCGCGTCGGCCGACGCTACACATCCGGCAACGGCGGCGGGCACGGCAAGCGGCGAACCATCGTCGACGAGCCCGATCGCGTCGTCGCCCGCACCGTCGCGACCGGATGCGCCGGTGCCGCAAATCAACACTTTCCTGAGCCGCTTCTCAGCCTACGAACCGACGTATTTCGCCGATGGCTCGAATGGCGACAACCTCGCGAAATTTCAGCTGAGCTTCAAGTTCCGCCTCGTCATTCCAGACGATCCGCGCTCGCGTGGTTTGGTGGACAACCTGTATTTCGCCTATACGCAAACCTCGCTGTGGGATATCCGCGAGTACTCGTCACCATTTCGCGACACGAGCTATAAGCCGTCGCTCTTCTACTACCTCGAAGACACCGGCTGGAAGAGCAAGTGGTGGAGCAGGATGGGCATGATGGCCGGCTACGAACACGAATCCAATGGACGCGACGGTCCCGAGTCGCGCGGCATCGACATTCTGTTCGTCAAGCCGATCTGGGATTTCGGTGACCTCAACGGCTACCATCTGACCGTCGCGCCGAAGATTTATTACTATGCGCACATCGCCGGCGAAAACCACGACATCACCCAGTATCGCGGTTATGTGGACTTGCGGCTCATATACGGCAGTCACGACGGCTGGCAATTGGATACGACACTGCGCAAAGGAACGCGGGGCGGCAAAGGCAGCATCGATACGCAGTTTACCTATCCATTGGCGAAGCTGATCAATAGCCGCTGGGGCGGGTACCTGTGGCTCGGCTTCTTTTCCGGTTATGGGGAGGACATTCTCGACTACAACCAGCACCGCTGGATGGCGCGAATCGGCTATAGCATCACACGCTAA
- a CDS encoding DUF1993 domain-containing protein: MSISMYQASLPVLIRGLTNLQAILGKAEAHAAAKQIEPAVFTNARLAPDMLPLVRQVYIASDTAKGCAARLAGVEPPKFEDVEQSFDELRARIQKTIDYLKEFNAAQIDGSEGRTVTLKLRQGSVEFTGASYLFGFVLPNFFFHVTTAYDILRHNGVELGKLDYLGGMQQ, translated from the coding sequence ATGTCAATTTCGATGTATCAAGCATCCCTGCCTGTGCTGATTCGCGGTCTCACGAACCTGCAGGCTATCCTGGGCAAAGCCGAGGCGCACGCTGCCGCGAAGCAGATCGAGCCGGCGGTGTTCACGAATGCCCGGCTCGCGCCAGACATGCTGCCGCTGGTGCGCCAGGTGTATATCGCGAGCGACACCGCGAAGGGATGCGCGGCGCGCCTGGCCGGCGTCGAGCCGCCGAAGTTCGAGGATGTCGAGCAGAGTTTCGACGAACTGCGGGCCCGTATCCAGAAGACGATCGATTACCTGAAGGAATTCAACGCGGCCCAGATCGACGGCTCGGAAGGCCGCACGGTCACGCTGAAATTGCGACAGGGCTCGGTCGAATTCACGGGAGCGTCGTATCTGTTCGGTTTCGTGCTGCCGAACTTCTTTTTCCACGTGACGACCGCGTACGACATCCTGCGTCATAACGGTGTGGAGCTCGGCAAGCTCGACTATCTGGGCGGGATGCAGCAGTAA
- a CDS encoding phytanoyl-CoA dioxygenase family protein translates to MGGFSTEQLDDYAATFERDGMVVLRKHFPQATLLAWRDAFAPLLQQQIAAQATAVRGENRHYITLPFTGVFADPSIFCDPDVLGIVERVAGDDPVMCQLATDTPLNGSTYQDIHRDTPALFDGEAETPSFQLAVNFPLCDVTLENGPFETTLGTHRMRAEDALNAWRDGRLPLHAITMELGDVMIRDVRALHRGTPNRTELPRPMVVIGYSRSWYFRPEVHIDVPDAVYQQLAPRAKRLLRHMPRVSELDNAAAPEQYRKFAY, encoded by the coding sequence GTGGGTGGCTTCTCGACCGAACAACTCGACGACTATGCAGCGACATTCGAACGCGACGGCATGGTCGTTCTGCGCAAGCATTTCCCGCAGGCGACGCTGCTCGCCTGGCGCGACGCGTTCGCGCCGTTGCTGCAACAGCAGATCGCCGCGCAGGCGACCGCCGTGCGCGGCGAAAACCGGCACTACATCACGCTGCCGTTCACTGGCGTATTCGCCGACCCGTCGATCTTCTGCGATCCGGACGTGCTCGGCATCGTCGAGCGCGTGGCCGGCGACGACCCCGTGATGTGCCAACTCGCCACCGACACGCCATTGAACGGCTCAACGTATCAGGACATTCATCGCGACACCCCCGCGCTGTTCGACGGCGAAGCCGAAACCCCGTCGTTTCAGCTCGCGGTCAACTTCCCGTTATGCGACGTCACGCTCGAGAACGGCCCATTCGAAACGACGCTCGGCACCCACCGGATGCGCGCCGAAGACGCGCTGAACGCATGGCGCGACGGCCGTCTGCCGTTGCATGCGATCACGATGGAACTCGGCGACGTGATGATTCGCGATGTGCGCGCGCTCCATCGCGGCACGCCGAATCGCACCGAGCTGCCGCGTCCGATGGTCGTGATCGGCTATAGCCGCAGCTGGTACTTCAGACCGGAAGTGCACATCGACGTACCCGACGCCGTCTATCAGCAATTGGCGCCACGCGCGAAGCGCCTGCTGCGCCATATGCCGCGCGTGAGCGAACTCGACAATGCGGCCGCGCCGGAGCAATACCGCAAATTCGCTTATTGA
- a CDS encoding S53 family peptidase — translation MVTKHALPGSERKVEQGTKVIGQCDPAERIDVFVMLRRQQQAQFDALMKRIEAGDASVKPLSREALAKDYGAAPEDIAKVRAFAAAHGLTVAREDPAARSVLLSGTIAQFQSAFEVKLERYQHHAAGQFRGRSGTISVPDDLHGVVEAVLGLDNRPQARPHFRIRPPFVPARAQQESYTPPQLASLYQFPQGDGGGQCVGIIELGGGYNTSDLKTYFSNLGVSEPTVTSVGVDQAGNKPSGDPNGPDGEVTLDIEIVGAIVPRATIAVYFTQNSDAGFIDAVSRAVHDTTHKPSVISISWGAPESVWTSQSMQALNSVLQSAAALGVTICAASGDSGSSDGSSGGDEVDFPASSPYVLACGGTHLSASASAITREVVWNDGQLGGASGGGVSTAFAVPAWQQGLSATSASGGSQPLRGRGVPDVAGDASPLTGYEVLVDGAQTVVGGTSAVAPLWAALIARINAAKGQPAGFVNPKLYKAPGVCNDITQGNNGSFAASKGWDACTGLGSPNGEKVAGAL, via the coding sequence ATGGTTACCAAGCATGCATTGCCGGGCAGCGAGCGGAAGGTCGAGCAGGGCACGAAGGTCATCGGGCAATGCGATCCGGCCGAGCGGATCGACGTCTTCGTGATGCTGCGCCGCCAGCAGCAGGCGCAGTTCGATGCATTGATGAAACGCATCGAGGCCGGCGACGCTAGCGTGAAGCCGCTGTCGCGCGAGGCGCTCGCGAAAGACTACGGCGCAGCGCCCGAGGACATCGCGAAGGTCCGCGCGTTCGCGGCCGCGCACGGACTCACCGTCGCGCGCGAAGATCCTGCGGCGCGCTCGGTGCTGTTAAGCGGCACGATCGCGCAATTCCAGAGCGCGTTCGAGGTCAAGCTCGAGCGCTACCAGCACCACGCGGCCGGCCAGTTCCGTGGCCGCAGCGGCACGATCAGCGTGCCGGACGATCTGCATGGCGTCGTCGAAGCGGTGCTCGGGCTCGACAACCGGCCGCAGGCGCGGCCGCACTTTCGCATCCGCCCGCCGTTCGTGCCGGCGCGCGCTCAGCAGGAGTCGTACACGCCGCCGCAACTCGCGTCGCTGTACCAGTTTCCGCAAGGTGACGGCGGCGGCCAATGCGTCGGCATCATCGAGCTCGGCGGCGGCTACAACACGTCCGACCTGAAGACCTATTTCTCGAACCTCGGCGTGAGCGAGCCGACCGTGACCTCGGTCGGTGTCGATCAGGCCGGCAACAAGCCGAGCGGCGACCCGAACGGGCCGGACGGCGAGGTCACGCTCGACATCGAGATCGTCGGTGCGATCGTGCCGCGCGCGACCATCGCCGTGTACTTCACGCAGAACAGCGACGCCGGCTTCATCGACGCGGTGAGCCGCGCGGTGCACGACACGACCCACAAGCCGTCGGTGATCTCGATCAGCTGGGGCGCGCCGGAATCGGTCTGGACCAGCCAGTCGATGCAGGCGCTCAACAGCGTGCTGCAGTCCGCGGCGGCGCTCGGCGTGACGATCTGCGCGGCTTCGGGCGACAGCGGGTCGAGCGACGGCTCGAGCGGCGGCGACGAGGTCGACTTCCCGGCGTCGAGTCCGTACGTGCTCGCCTGCGGCGGGACGCACCTGAGCGCGTCGGCTTCGGCGATCACGCGCGAGGTCGTGTGGAACGACGGCCAACTGGGCGGTGCGAGCGGCGGCGGAGTCAGCACCGCGTTTGCGGTACCCGCGTGGCAGCAGGGTTTGTCGGCCACGTCGGCGAGCGGCGGCAGCCAGCCGCTCCGCGGGCGCGGCGTGCCGGATGTCGCGGGCGACGCATCGCCATTGACCGGCTACGAGGTGTTGGTCGACGGTGCGCAAACGGTGGTGGGGGGCACCAGCGCGGTCGCGCCGCTGTGGGCGGCGCTGATCGCGCGCATCAACGCGGCGAAGGGACAGCCGGCCGGTTTCGTCAACCCGAAGCTGTACAAGGCGCCGGGCGTGTGCAACGACATTACGCAGGGCAACAACGGCAGCTTCGCGGCGTCGAAGGGGTGGGACGCCTGCACGGGACTGGGCAGTCCCAATGGCGAGAAGGTGGCCGGCGCACTATAG